AGCGCGCCGCCAAGTTGCAAACCACGGTGGCCGAAGGCGCGGGCATTAATGCGGGTAGATAAAGGAGCGTTCACCTGATGTTCTCCTGTTAGTAGAAGTCGACGCGCAAATAACCTTTGCCGGTCGCCAGACCGACTTTCGGCGTCTGCCCGGTAACGCTGACCGGATAAGCGCCGATCCTGACATTCGCGCTGGCGGCGTCGTCAAGCACGAACGGGATCACGCTCGATAGGGCGTTGGGCGTCAGCGGGTTGTTGTCGCTGTCGGTGATGATGAATCCGATGTCGGCATTGTCGGACACGATCATATTGTCTTTTACCGTGTCAGCCTGTACGCGCAGCGACAGGCTGGTCTGCGCTTCAATGCCCTTGCACTGAATACCAATGTTGCGGCTGACAGGCGTTACGCCCTCCGCTATCTGACCGGCGGTTTTAAAAGCGCCGGTCGAAACGCTGCCGAAATCGATGGCGATGATTTGCCCGGCGTTCAGTTCACAGCTTTGCGGCACCGTGACCGTACCGCTCAAATAGCCCACCGCGATCGGGGTGCCGGTGCCCTGACCGGCTCCGCCCTGATTGGCGTACAGATAGAAGATCGGAATAGATGAAATAGTGGTGATGCCGACGAACGGACGTTTAATGCGGAAATTGACCCGTACGCGGCTGCCGCTGGCCAGCGTCGAGCCGCAGCGCCCGTTGCAGTAATTATTGACGTCGGTGAAAGGAACATACTGGTACTGAAGTTGTCCCAGGTTGACGTTATTGATACCGATCTGCGAGGCGACTTGCAGGTAATCATTACCGCCGATGTCGTACCATTTGGTATCGCCTTCGGCAACGGCGAAGATCAGCGACGGCCCGACCGTTGAGGTAAAATAGGTATCGGGTCCGCCTGTGCATGCGCCGCCGATCGCCGACGATCCGGATGCGGTTTCATCCCGCCACCCGGTCTCATAACCGGTATAGTTCTGAGTGGAGGCGATGGTATAGGCGAAGTTGTAGGTGGTCGGAGAGCCGCTGACCGTGCTGCACTGCGCTGCCCACCCTACCTGCGGCAGTCCCAGCGCGCCTGCCGCCAGCGTTAACCAAAGCCCATTGCCGCGCACGGCGTTGAGCGTTTTTTTCATAAGCTGTTTCATTTTCATTGGCATCCCGCTTTGGAGTAGGTTATTGGCTGATTTTCACTACCGTTCGGCAACGCATAATCGACCAGACATTGCTGCTGCGCGCCGCCGCCCCATTCAACTTTCAGCGAGCCTTTGTTCGGCAGCCCCGACAGGAATACCTGACCGTTGTCGCCGACGATGCCGGTGTAATCGCTATCGGTGCGCGTAACCTGCGCGCCAAACGGCACCGGTTTTCCATCCCGTTGCAACAGGGTAATCAGGGCGCGGCCCCCCACACGGGCACGGAAGTCCGCCCGCACCAATGCGCCGCGCGTCGGCACCACATTCACCACGGCGTTGTCGATCTCGGTATTGGTTTTCAGCGAATCGATATCCAGGGCAATGCGGTTGGCGCGATACACGCTGGCATAAGGAATTACCGCATAACCACGCCAGTCGGTATGAATACCGGTGGTATTGAGCAGCTTCACATCTTCGGCTCCGGGCGCCTTGATTAACACATTGGTGTCGCCCAGCGGTTGGCTGAGGGTGATGCCGT
This window of the Brenneria goodwinii genome carries:
- a CDS encoding fimbrial protein; this translates as MKKTLNAVRGNGLWLTLAAGALGLPQVGWAAQCSTVSGSPTTYNFAYTIASTQNYTGYETGWRDETASGSSAIGGACTGGPDTYFTSTVGPSLIFAVAEGDTKWYDIGGNDYLQVASQIGINNVNLGQLQYQYVPFTDVNNYCNGRCGSTLASGSRVRVNFRIKRPFVGITTISSIPIFYLYANQGGAGQGTGTPIAVGYLSGTVTVPQSCELNAGQIIAIDFGSVSTGAFKTAGQIAEGVTPVSRNIGIQCKGIEAQTSLSLRVQADTVKDNMIVSDNADIGFIITDSDNNPLTPNALSSVIPFVLDDAASANVRIGAYPVSVTGQTPKVGLATGKGYLRVDFY